Proteins co-encoded in one Stutzerimonas stutzeri genomic window:
- a CDS encoding substrate-binding periplasmic protein has protein sequence MKPLFWMACVAALAGPCSAASDAGRPRTLTVGYYDFPPAIYSDSQGRAKGPVVELTRRVLEHAGYQARFRGLPSARLYAALKDGTIDLWPGAPGKPELRADTLEGRETLGQISLNLYYRADTPTPEVPESLRKRGVIVIGGYNYWPQVNRMLSDPTLKIRLHRTSNHASALEMLKHHRANYLLDYAVPVNQTVQHLAMPELRHVELQKLAVRFIVSRHADDSRTIVDALDRAYAELVAAGQDVSLPE, from the coding sequence TTGAAGCCTTTATTCTGGATGGCGTGTGTGGCGGCGCTGGCAGGCCCTTGCTCGGCGGCGAGCGACGCCGGCCGGCCACGCACCCTGACCGTCGGCTACTACGATTTCCCGCCGGCAATCTACAGCGACTCGCAAGGGCGGGCAAAGGGACCGGTGGTGGAGCTCACCCGTCGCGTCCTCGAGCATGCCGGCTATCAGGCACGCTTTCGCGGCCTGCCCAGCGCGCGCCTGTATGCGGCCCTGAAGGATGGCACCATCGATCTCTGGCCGGGCGCCCCGGGGAAACCGGAGCTACGGGCCGACACCCTCGAAGGCCGTGAAACCCTCGGCCAGATCAGCCTCAACCTCTACTACCGGGCCGACACGCCAACGCCCGAGGTGCCGGAAAGTCTGCGCAAGCGGGGGGTGATCGTCATCGGTGGCTATAACTACTGGCCGCAGGTGAACCGGATGCTGTCGGACCCGACACTGAAGATTCGCCTGCACCGCACCAGCAACCACGCCTCGGCGCTGGAAATGCTCAAGCATCACCGCGCCAACTACCTGCTCGACTATGCAGTGCCGGTCAACCAGACCGTACAGCATCTGGCGATGCCCGAACTGCGGCATGTCGAGCTACAGAAGCTGGCCGTTCGCTTCATCGTCTCGCGCCATGCCGATGACAGCAGGACCATCGTCGATGCCCTGGATCGCGCCTATGCCGAGCTGGTGGCGGCCGGCCAGGACGTCAGCCTGCCGGAATAA